The proteins below come from a single Chrysoperla carnea chromosome 1, inChrCarn1.1, whole genome shotgun sequence genomic window:
- the LOC123290754 gene encoding uncharacterized protein LOC123290754: MPLNITTVPTYLPYVMLDGEVIVYPDKEPESVADGIEILVFREFCRRYNMTLNISIVDDGWGDVYPNRSATGLYAGIMTDRLDCSCGKDILIRVTETIYNEEKTTVDQEIVFKKRTLFEQVKSKIKPVFDDLSESFYIIYGMSVLQPLPESAEYFNGAFRNLLTWILLQTLLISTAYVSGLSSIMTLPQYDAPIKTRQDLIDSKIEWGADDLSWVITLEESNQPKIIEMLKTFRLYTNEQLTSPDNKNFGFMIEELVGGTFSIPEYATDEVILRSQFMVEEIYFEGVRAVCRKSSPFLPSYNKLVTNLIESGILFAIQEQVSLKYLKFSTQLHLQITGRGNTGENQEPVVLSFYDLEGVFAIWCIGILISCICFGFEKFTDIKRKLKYY, from the exons atgccGCTAAATATAACCACAGTTCCAACATATTTACCATACGTGATGTTAGACG GGGAGGTTATTGTTTATCCAGATAAGGAACCTGAATCAGTGGCAGATGGTATTGAAATACTTGTATTTCGTGAATTTTGTCGTCGGTATAATATGACATTGAATATATCCATTGTAGACGATGGTTGGGGAGATGTTTATCCGAATCGGTCAGCGACTGGACTGTATGCAGGAATTATGACCGATAGATTAGATTGCAGCTGTGGTAAAGACatattaat TCGTGTTACTGAAACTATTTATAATGAAGAAAAAACAACCGTTGATCAAGAAATTGTCTTTAAAAAACGAACATTATTTGAACAAGTTAAGTCAAAAATTAAACCAGTATTTGATGATCTCAGCGAATCATTCTACATTATTTATGGCATGAGCGTTTTACAACCTCTTCCAGAATCAGCTGAATATTTTAATGGAGCTTTTCGTAATTTACTAACATggattttattacaaacattactAATTTCCACCGCGTATGTTAGTGGTTTATCATCAATTATGACATTACCTCAGTACGATGCACCTATTAAAACGCGACAAGACttaattgatagcaaaattGAATGGGGTGCAGACGATCTTTCATGGGTAATTACCCTTGAAGAATCAAATCAA cccaaaataattgaaatgctGAAAACATTTAGACTTTATACGAATGAACAATTAACAAGCCCTGATaataaaaactttggttttatgATCGAAGAACTAGTCggag GTACTTTCTCAATTCCCGAATATGCAACTGATGAAGTCATCCTTAGATCACAATTTATGGttgaagaaatatattttgaaggtGTTCGAGCAGTGTGTCGTAAAAGCTCGCCATTTTTACCATCTTACAATAAATTAGTTACGAACTTAATAGAATCTGGAATTTTATTTGCTATTCAAGAacag gtttctttaaagtatttaaaattttcaacgcAATTACATCTACAAATAACAGGACGTGGAAACACCGGTGAAAACCAAGAACCAGTGGTGCTGAGTTTTTATGATTTAGAAGGAGTCTTTGCAATTTGGTGTATTGGTATTTTAATATCATGTATCTGCTTTGGATTTGAAAAGTTTACTGatattaaacgaaaattaaaatattattaa